The Juglans regia cultivar Chandler chromosome 6, Walnut 2.0, whole genome shotgun sequence genome contains the following window.
tacaGTTTCTCATAATAAAAACAGTCAAAAGAGgtatggtggtggaggagatggaGCAGAGAAGTTCCCTGGAAATTCATGGCAGAAAGGGCAGAGGGGAGCTGAAGATGCCCAAAAAGGAAAGGCCACTATGCAGGAGCAATTTCAGGAAGTTAATAAGGAGGGTAGTACTCTTATGGTAAGTGATGTTAATTTGTCAGAGGAGCATATTGTGGAGGAGGGGCAGGAAATTAAGAGAGGACACGAGGCAGGACTGGGAGGGCTGGGAAAGGAAACTATTTCCAAAATTGAGGAGTTACCTATCAATAGCGAGGTCAATCTTGCCAAATTAGAAGCAGctactgaaaagaaaaagtctCAAAATTTTGGCAACAGCTTCTACTCGAGATCAGCAGAAGATTAAAGATGGTGCCACATCAGCAGTTTCCACGTTGGTATCACACATTAATGATCTGGATCAATTTTTGACAGATCATGCCCTCATTTTGgaacaataaaaaaaacgaGTTACTTGGAAACGAAGAGCTAGAGACAAATTCTTTTATGAGCATGCCTCTGAGAATAAGAATCAAATGGGTAAATgtgatgaaagaaaaaggaaacttGGAGATGCAAAGGATGAGATCTCTGATCTTAATGGTCTCAAGAAACAAAAGGCAGAAGAATTGGAGGATATGGACACTAATGTTATTAATCTGGTGGAGGCTGTCGTTCAGCCCCACCAATAGCAATGAGTTgtttaagttggaactgccaggggcttgggaacccctgGACAGTTAGAGAACTTCATCTTTTGGTGAAGAATAATGTCCCAAATTTTGTTTTCCTGATGGAGACAAAATGTAGAAGAAACAAGGTTGAGAGAATTAAGAAGTTACTTAACATGGAAAACAGTTTTATAGCAGACTGTAAAGGTTTGAGTGGAGGTTTGGCATTCTTATGGAAGGCAGAAATGGATGCAGTCTTGGAATCCTATACTCAGCATCACATCTCTTTAAAAGTTAAGAATTCACTAGATGGGAAGACATGGATTTTAACTGGGTTTTATGGTGATCCAATTACTGCTAAGAGGCAGGGTAGCTGGCAGCTGCTTAGAAGGTTGAAGCCAGCTAATGACTTGGGGTGGCTCTGTGTTagggactttaatgagattgtCACTACTAATGAGAAATCTGGAGGAATGTTAAGACCATATAGACAGATGGTAAGTTTCAGAAAGGCTTTGGAGGAATGTGAACTAAGTGACATGGGCTTTGTGGGGAACAAGTATACTTGGTCTAACAATCGATATGGGGATGAGCTCACTAAAGAGAGGCTAGACAGAGGCTTATGCAATGCAATTTGGGCTAGTTGGAATCCTAGAGCAGTGGTCCTTTCTCTAACTGCTCTTACTTCTGACCATTGTCCAATTCTTATCTCTAAGGATAACTCCCAGAAGGATATCAGTAATCATACCAAGCCTTTCAGGTATGAGGTGAGTTGGGCCCAAAGAGAAGCTTGTAACAAGTTGATTGCTGAAGAATGGTCAAGGCCAAGACTAGCTTCTAATAAGCTAAATTCTGTTACTGAAGGACTGAAGAGATGTCAGGTTAAGTTGCAACAGTGGAGCAAACAGGCAATGAGTGGCACCAAGAAAGAAGTAAAGCACAAACTGACTCAAAACAATATTCTACAGAAATGCAATCAGGGACATATAAATGACAGAATAGAAGTTCTGAAGAGAGAAGTTGATAAACTGTTGGAAGAGGAGAATCTTAAATGGAAGCAGAGGGAAAAACATAAATGACTTAAAGAGGGTGACAGGAATACCAAGTACTTTCACCTATGTGCTTCTTAGAGGAGGAAAGTTAATAGAGTCAGCAAACTTCTTGATGACACTAGCTAGGAAATAACCAATGAAGCAGCAATTTGCCAGCAATTTCAAGATTTCTTCCAGGATCTTTTCAATACATCTTGTCCCCAGAACATTGATGGATGCTTGGCTGCTACTAGACCCAAGGTAACTGAGGAGATGAATCAAGATTTGAAGAGGCCATACACTGCTCAAGAGATTGAGGAAGCTTTGTTCCAAATGGATGGCTTGAGCTCACCTGGACCTGATGGCTATCCAGCAGCCTTCTTTCAGCAACACTAGAGTATAGTGGGAAGGCAGGTCAGTGAATCAGCCCTTTTTGTGCTTAATTCAAAAGGCAACATGGATGATATTAATAACACTTTTGTTGCCCTCATTCCTAAAAAGAAGAATAGTTCAAAAGTTGCTGATTTCATACCTATATCTCTTTGTAATGTCTTATATAAGCTTATCTCCAAGGTCATAGCTAACAGGTTGAAAAAGATTTTACCTAGTATTGTTTCTCAGTACCAACCAGCTTTTATTCCTTGAAGGCTTATCTCGTATAATGTAATTGTTGCTTTTGAGGCTTTGCATACTATGAACTGTAAAATGTCAGGAAGAGAAGGATATATGGCTCTAAAGCTCGATATGAAcaaagcctatgatagggtTTAATGGCCCTTTCTCAAATCTGCACTATGTAAAATGGGATTTGACTCTTCATGGGTTGAATTGGTGATGAGGTGTGTTGAATCAGTTTCATATTCTATTTTAGTCAATGGAGTCCCTCAAAGTAGTTTCAGACCTTCAAGAGGCATAAGGCAAGGTGATCCACTATCACCTTACCTTTTCATATTGTGTGCTGAAATTTTGAGTTCTATGATCAGTAAAGGGGAAGAGGCAGGAATCATCACAGGTGTGCCTTTTGCTAGGGGCAGAATCAGGCTTTCTCActtattttttgcagatgatagcttgTTATTTTGCAAGGCTAATGCAATAGAATGGGGCAATCTTTATTACATCCTGAATATTTATGAGGAAGCCTCAGGTCAAAGGTTGAATCTGGACAAAACCTCTATCCAGTTCAGTAGGAATACTGCAAAGGAAACACAAGAATTCATCCTTAACATTGCAAGTGTGAGGTCCACTATGGCTATGAAAAGTATCTTGGTTTACCAACTGTAGCTAGGAAAGCAAGAGAAAAATCTTTTAGGGCATTCTTGATAAAGTCAGAATGAGAGTCAGCAATCAAAGGGTCAAATCTTTGTCTCAGGCAAGATAGGAAATTTTCATCAAGGCTGTTGTGCAATCTCTTCCCACATATAGCATGTCTCTGTTTAAGCTTCCTGCAAAGCTCCTTCGAAATATCAATAGTGTTATGCACACTTCTGGTGGGGACAGAAAGAGGTAGAAAGGAAGATACATTGGGTAGCAGGGAGCAAGATGGGAAGATCTAAGGAAGAAGGAGGAATGGGCTTTCGAGACTTGGAAGGATTTAATCTTGCATTGCTTGTCAAACAAGGATGGAGGTTGATTCAATACCCTTCCTCCTTGGTTTCACAAGTTTTACAGGCCAAGTATTTTCAGGCATCTTCTTTCTTGAGAGCTAGATTGGGACAGAAACCTTCATATATACGGAGAAGTATTTTACAAGCAATACCATTGCTTGAGGCTGGTACTTTTTGGAGAATTGGCACTGGTGAAGATGTGAGAATATGGGGAGATAAATGGCTTCCAAAAGCAATTCCATCAGCAATTCACAGCCCAATTACTCAGTTTGATGCTAATGCCAAAGTTCAGGAACTTATAAAGCCAGATGAGAAGAGATGGGACATGGAGCTTGTTGAGCAACTTTTTGACAAAGATGAAGCAAACTTATAAAGCCAGATGAGAAGAGATGGGACATGGAGCTTGTTGAGCAACTTTTTGACAAAGATGAAGCAGACATCATTGCTCAAATACCTATCAGCTCATCTTCTAGCTCTGATAAGATGATATGGAAAGAAACTTCTTCAGGCATATTCACATTCAGAAGTGCATATTATATGCACCAAGAGATGAGTCAAGCTATCAAAGGACAAGCCTCGAGTACTCATGACTTCAAGAAGACTTGGAAAATGCTTTGGCATCTACAAGTCACTCCAGGTGACAGAGTTTTTATGTGGAGGGCTTGTTAAAATGCACTGCCAActcattttaatctttttaagagGAAGATTGTTGATCATCCAAAGTGCTCCATCTGTAATCTTGAAGAAGAGACAGCAATACATGCTTTATGGGAATGTGAGTCAGTAAGGGATGTTTGGAGTCAATGTTCAAAGAGTTTACAGAAAAGCCATTTCTCACAAATGAATATGCTAGAAATTTTCGAGGCTATTGCAGGAACTATGGACACAAATTGTCTGCAGGAATTTGCCATGGTAGCAAAGCAGATTTGGTGGAGGaggaatgattttatttttaaccggggcttgtttgttttcggagatgagatgagttgaaattaaagttaaaaagttgaataaaatattgttagaatatattttttaatattatttttactttgggatttgaaaaagttgaattgtttattttattttgtattggaagttgggaaagttgtaatgattagatgagatgagataaaatgttttctgaaaacaaacgaggccactGTTCAGACATCCAAATGCAGTTGTCAGTGCAACCTATCAGAATTTGGAAATGATGAAAGATCTAGAGGTGCAGAGAAGTGCTTCTTCAAGACCTAGTAACAACAGCATTACTGAATGGCACGCTCCTCCCATGCACTTTCACAAGttgaattgggatgcagcagTGGACAGAACAAGAGCTAGAGTGGGGATTGGcatagtattatttttgttttaggatttgaaaaagttcaattgtttattttattttgtattggaagttgggaaagttgtaatgattagatgagatgagatgaaatgttttctgaaaacaaacgaggccactGTTCAGACATCCAAATGCAGTTGTCAGTGCAACCTATCAGAATTTGGAAATGATGAAAGATCTAGAGGTGTAGAGAAGTGCTTCTTCAAGACCTAGTAACAACAGCATTACTGAATGGCACGCTCCTCCCATGCACTTTCACAAGTTAAATTGGGATGCAGCAGTAGACAGAACAAGAGCTAGAGTGGGGATTGGCATAGTAGTCAGAAACTGTGAAGGGAAAATAGTTGCTACGATGAGAAGGAGCCAATGCATgtttcctcttccttctctaGCTGAAGCATATGGGGTGTTGCAAGTAGTTTGTTTTGCAATGGATTTGGTTACCAAGGTTATTGTTGAAGGGGACTCTTTACAAACAGTCcaagctttaaaaaaagaagaggatcaACTGAACTATTTTGGCATGTTTGTTTCTAAACCAAAGATAAAACTTAGGAGTTTTGTTAATTGGAATGCTACTCATGTTAAAAGGAGTGGCAATGTGGTAGCTCATGTTTTGGCAAAAGATGCCTTAGTCAATTCTAATGTAATGATTACTATAGAAGAAATTCCTTCATGTATTTCAGATTTGATATAATGGTATAAGCTTTAAAGCTttctttcaaaaacaaaaaaaaaacactataccATTCCATATCTcatcaatttaaattatatttcacaCAAAATTAGCAC
Protein-coding sequences here:
- the LOC108997515 gene encoding uncharacterized protein LOC108997515, translated to MSCLSWNCQGLGNPWTVRELHLLVKNNVPNFVFLMETKCRRNKVERIKKLLNMENSFIADCKGLSGGLAFLWKAEMDAVLESYTQHHISLKVKNSLDGKTWILTGFYGDPITAKRQGSWQLLRRLKPANDLGWLCVRDFNEIVTTNEKSGGMLRPYRQMVSFRKALEECELSDMGFVGNKYTWSNNRYGDELTKERLDRGLCNAIWASWNPRAVVLSLTALTSDHCPILISKDNSQKDISNHTKPFRYEVSWAQREACNKLIAEEWSRPRLASNKLNSVTEGLKRCQVKLQQWSKQAMSGTKKEDLFNTSCPQNIDGCLAATRPKVTEEMNQDLKRPYTAQEIEEALFQMDGLSSPGPDGYPAAFFQQH